In a single window of the Olivibacter sp. SDN3 genome:
- a CDS encoding transposase produces MHRKFDDSFKIMAVDLSVVKGSVADVAKELDIDPSLLSKWRRNPRYNGNKVLPDNPKISPEEQELRILRKKLRDTELERDILKKAIAIFSRGDGPYTGS; encoded by the coding sequence ATGCATAGAAAATTTGATGATTCGTTTAAGATAATGGCGGTCGATTTGAGCGTTGTTAAGGGATCTGTAGCCGATGTAGCTAAGGAATTAGACATAGACCCCAGTTTACTGAGTAAATGGCGTAGAAATCCACGTTATAATGGGAATAAGGTTTTACCTGACAATCCCAAGATCAGTCCGGAGGAGCAGGAGTTAAGGATTTTACGCAAGAAATTAAGAGATACAGAATTAGAACGCGATATCTTAAAAAAGGCCATAGCCATCTTCTCCAGGGGAGACGGTCCATATACCGGTTCATAA
- a CDS encoding IS3 family transposase: protein MRTRYLKKGHSHLLQGRRSIYRFIKENREVYSVEKMCEVLNVSSSCFYRWLVWPESPREQRSKALVDKIQQVHSDSKYIYGSPRITAELHKKGEMVSRSYVARLMKKHGIRSKVKKKYRVTTDSSHSYRIAENLLQRDFSADSLSQKWVSDITYIHTGKGWLYLTTVIDLADRKVIGWSLSTDMTTKNTSVQAIKMAIRNRGIKDGLIFHSDRGIQYACDEFRRVIVKNKILQSMSRKANCWDNAVAESFFKTLKAEMIYHRKFIDQQSAKLEIFGYIEGFYNTKRTHSALGYKTPKQIEEMLLEKEKMAA, encoded by the coding sequence ATTAGAACGCGATATCTTAAAAAAGGCCATAGCCATCTTCTCCAGGGGAGACGGTCCATATACCGGTTCATAAAGGAGAACCGAGAAGTATATTCCGTAGAGAAGATGTGCGAAGTATTGAACGTTAGCAGCAGTTGTTTTTACCGTTGGCTGGTTTGGCCCGAATCCCCCAGGGAACAACGCAGTAAAGCACTTGTGGATAAAATACAGCAGGTACACAGTGACAGTAAGTATATCTATGGCAGCCCACGGATAACCGCAGAGCTGCACAAAAAAGGTGAAATGGTATCAAGAAGCTACGTAGCAAGATTGATGAAGAAACATGGGATACGAAGTAAGGTTAAGAAAAAATATAGGGTGACCACAGATTCGAGCCATAGTTATAGGATAGCTGAAAATCTCCTCCAAAGAGATTTTTCAGCGGATTCCCTATCGCAAAAATGGGTTAGCGACATTACTTACATCCATACCGGCAAAGGGTGGCTTTATCTAACAACGGTTATCGATCTGGCGGACAGAAAAGTCATTGGATGGTCTTTAAGCACCGATATGACGACTAAAAACACTTCTGTACAAGCCATCAAAATGGCTATTAGAAACCGAGGTATCAAAGATGGTCTTATCTTCCATTCGGATAGAGGGATCCAATATGCCTGCGATGAATTCAGGAGGGTAATTGTAAAAAACAAGATACTTCAAAGCATGAGTAGGAAGGCCAATTGCTGGGACAATGCAGTAGCTGAGAGCTTTTTCAAGACACTAAAGGCTGAAATGATCTACCATAGAAAATTCATCGATCAGCAATCGGCTAAATTGGAGATCTTTGGATATATTGAAGGTTTTTATAATACCAAAAGAACACATTCTGCCCTGGGATATAAAACCCCTAAGCAGATCGAAGAGATGCTATTGGAAAAAGAGAAAATGGCAGCATAA
- a CDS encoding conjugal transfer protein TraO, whose amino-acid sequence MLSCNSSAEYTHQFSGYRDVQIPLETYTGEVGYSLQLLGDARKTVTLNAGLTAVAGYETINRSEAMLPDGSTILDKDNFVYGTGGRLTLETYLSDRFVLLLQGRTKVLWGTDLKQFRPSAGIGLRFNF is encoded by the coding sequence ATTTTAAGTTGCAATTCCAGTGCGGAGTACACCCATCAGTTTTCCGGTTACAGGGATGTACAGATACCGCTCGAAACCTACACGGGCGAGGTGGGTTACAGTCTTCAGCTATTGGGCGATGCGAGAAAGACCGTCACGCTGAATGCAGGGCTTACAGCCGTGGCAGGTTACGAAACCATCAACCGGAGCGAAGCCATGTTACCGGATGGCTCGACCATCCTCGACAAAGACAATTTTGTCTATGGTACGGGCGGACGGCTCACGCTCGAAACGTACCTGTCCGACCGCTTTGTCCTGCTCCTGCAAGGTCGGACAAAAGTATTATGGGGTACGGATTTGAAACAGTTCCGTCCATCGGCAGGGATTGGACTAAGGTTTAACTTTTAA
- a CDS encoding DUF3872 domain-containing protein has product MFLLLAMLVCSVVLTSCEKDDLDIQQNYPFEVQVMPVPKEVANGQTVEIRITVQRSGNFNDAKYFIRYFQFDGQGTLRYYSEPPYMPNDVYLLPQTQFRLYYTSQSTVSQSFDIWISDNFGNEKQVSFQFNSRD; this is encoded by the coding sequence ATGTTCCTGCTCTTGGCGATGTTGGTCTGCTCCGTAGTGCTGACCTCGTGTGAAAAAGACGACCTCGATATACAACAGAATTACCCTTTTGAGGTACAGGTGATGCCTGTACCCAAAGAGGTAGCGAACGGGCAGACCGTTGAAATACGGATTACCGTTCAACGGTCGGGCAATTTCAATGATGCGAAATACTTTATCCGCTATTTCCAGTTTGACGGACAGGGAACATTGCGGTATTACAGCGAACCGCCGTATATGCCCAATGATGTGTACCTATTGCCACAGACACAATTTAGGCTGTATTACACCTCGCAATCCACCGTATCACAGTCGTTTGATATTTGGATTTCGGATAACTTCGGGAACGAAAAACAGGTTAGCTTTCAGTTTAACAGTAGGGATTGA
- a CDS encoding molybdenum ABC transporter permease, translated as MTSSLVIGIIFLVLGLGLRYWINRRKFYRRSMTGAEGFSSYEKSVAIKFMERVGKWIAYALIIFGVLSLWVYSREKKETTSPTTEIQNPR; from the coding sequence ATGACTTCATCATTGGTAATAGGTATAATATTTTTGGTTTTGGGCTTGGGTCTACGTTACTGGATTAACCGCAGGAAGTTTTACAGGCGTAGCATGACCGGAGCGGAGGGATTTTCAAGTTATGAAAAGTCGGTTGCCATCAAGTTTATGGAACGTGTCGGCAAATGGATAGCCTACGCTTTGATTATTTTTGGAGTATTGTCGTTATGGGTTTATTCACGAGAGAAAAAAGAAACGACATCGCCAACGACTGAAATACAAAACCCACGATAG
- a CDS encoding response regulator transcription factor — translation MDAGKENKNKVCVAVIDSHAQLREMPVKQLENSGYTVLFQSGYGQDALQKIKEGGKLPDVCLIEEDFATAKLLLEKHPDLKVLFSSTNDNEESVTDMLKTGVSGYILKYADPDELLTAVKVLSENKKYFSVGISRIATKYFKNQSQS, via the coding sequence ATGGATGCTGGAAAAGAAAACAAAAACAAAGTCTGTGTAGCGGTCATAGATAGCCATGCACAGCTTCGGGAGATGCCCGTAAAACAACTTGAAAATTCGGGTTATACGGTATTGTTCCAATCGGGTTACGGGCAGGATGCTCTACAAAAAATAAAAGAGGGTGGCAAGTTGCCGGATGTCTGTCTCATTGAGGAAGACTTTGCCACGGCTAAACTTTTGCTTGAAAAGCATCCCGATTTGAAAGTATTATTTTCCAGTACGAACGATAATGAGGAAAGCGTAACGGATATGCTGAAAACAGGTGTTTCGGGCTATATACTGAAATATGCTGACCCCGATGAATTGCTGACAGCCGTTAAGGTATTGAGCGAAAACAAAAAATATTTCAGTGTCGGGATTAGTAGGATAGCAACGAAATATTTTAAAAATCAATCACAATCTTAG
- a CDS encoding 3-isopropylmalate dehydratase, with the protein MYISDLYGQRKEVTDLDKAIAQAENFKDMHHIPPVESDKERQAYWRDIYKKLVQLKSKENEQSCG; encoded by the coding sequence ATGTACATTTCAGATTTATACGGTCAGAGAAAAGAAGTAACCGACCTTGATAAAGCCATTGCACAGGCAGAAAATTTTAAGGATATGCACCATATCCCACCAGTGGAGAGCGATAAGGAAAGGCAAGCCTATTGGCGTGATATATACAAAAAATTGGTACAACTAAAATCAAAGGAAAATGAGCAATCTTGCGGATAA
- a CDS encoding antirestriction protein ArdA codes for MRKISIGNGIETKQQHHLSLPNKSKKLIQNSKEMTHQTNTSEARVYVGTYAKYNDGSIFGKWLTLSDYADKEEFYTACRELHDDEEDPEFMFQDYENIPNGLIGESWINDSIIEVLEALEDMDETRKEAFLIWCDNGHRKLSEGDIDDLISDFDDDYIGEYKDEEDFAYEQVEQMDLPEFAKTYFDYEAYARDLFSGDYWSNSGHVFYNC; via the coding sequence ATGAGGAAAATAAGCATTGGAAATGGTATTGAAACAAAACAACAGCACCACCTCTCATTGCCGAATAAATCAAAAAAATTAATTCAAAACAGTAAAGAAATGACACATCAAACAAACACATCGGAAGCAAGGGTATATGTCGGCACATACGCAAAATATAATGACGGTTCAATCTTTGGGAAGTGGCTAACGCTATCCGATTATGCGGACAAGGAAGAATTTTACACCGCTTGCAGGGAGTTGCACGATGACGAGGAAGACCCCGAATTTATGTTTCAAGACTACGAAAACATCCCGAACGGCTTAATCGGCGAAAGTTGGATAAACGATAGCATAATTGAGGTTTTGGAGGCTTTGGAAGATATGGACGAAACCCGAAAAGAGGCATTTCTAATATGGTGCGACAATGGACACCGTAAGCTATCCGAGGGCGATATTGACGACCTAATAAGCGACTTTGACGATGACTATATAGGGGAATACAAGGACGAGGAAGATTTTGCCTATGAACAGGTAGAGCAAATGGACTTGCCCGAATTTGCAAAAACGTACTTCGATTATGAGGCTTATGCCCGTGACCTGTTTAGCGGTGACTATTGGAGCAATAGCGGTCACGTATTTTATAATTGCTAA